The Jannaschia sp. M317 DNA segment GAATCGGTTGTGTTCACGTGCTGGCCACCGGCGCCCGAGGCGCGCATGGTGTCGATGCGGATGTCGCCTGCGGGGATGTCGATGTCTACGGCCTCTGCCTCTGGCAGCACGGCGACGGTGGCGGCCGAGGTGTGGATGCGACCACCGGATTCCGTAGCCGGCACCCGCTGTACCCGGTGCACGCCGCTTTCGAACTTGAGCCGGGCAAAGACGTTGTCGCCTTCGATCCGCGCGACCAGTTCCTTGACGCCGCCCAGATCGGTTTCCTGCCGCTCGACCATTTCCATCCGCCAGCCGCGCGCCTCTGCGTAGCGGCGATACATGGCTTCCAGGTTTCCCGCGAACAGCGCCGCCTCTTCGCCGCCGGTGCCGGGGCGGATTTCCAGGATGGCTGGGCGGGCGTCGGCGGCATCGCGGGGCAGCAGCGCGATCTGCAGGTCGGCCACGGATTGATCCAGCGCGGCGCGCAACTCCGGCAGCTCCGCTTCGGCCAGTTCGCGCATTTCCGGGTCGTCCAGCATGACTTCGGCCTCGGCCAGCTGCATCTCCAGGGCGCGGTGGGCGCGGACCTGTTCGGCCACGGGCTTTACCTCGGCGTATTCGCGCGTCAGGTCGGCAATCTCAGAGGCATCGGGCCCGGCGTTCAGCCGCGCTTCGAGGAACTCGAAACGGGCGAGGATCTGGTCAAGGCGGTCGGCTGGGATCATCTGCGCGTGATGCGGTGCGAAAGGGCTTTGGTCAAGGGCGACACCTGCGCTAGGCTCGCGTCCGGAGGTGATATCATGAAACGGATCATCCTGTTCCTCTGTCTGTTGGCCTTGCCGGTTGCGGCGGATGTGACGTCGCCCTCGGGCAAAACGGTCGATTGTTACTGCACCGACAGCACCGGTGGACGCGTCGAAATGGGGCAGCGCACCTGCCTGGCCGTCGGCGGACGGCAGTTCATGGCGAAATGCGACATGTCCCTGAATGTCCCGATCTGGCGCGATACAGGCGAAAGCTGTCTGACCGGCTGATCTGCCCTATGGGCGAACGTAGCGCGTCAACGCGCGGTAATCCTTGCGCGGGCCCGTCACGCGCCAGCGCACCGACCAGTGCGGCCAAAGCCGGAAGTCGTACATCAAGCGGTAATCGTCTGGCGGGCAATCGTGGTGCGCGCGCACCTGTGACCCGGCAGCAATGTGATGAAAAAACCGCCCGTCGCCAAAGCGCACGTCAATCCCGGCCGCCTGCGCCTGCCAGATCGTTTCGCGCCGCGCCTCGAAGGTGACGTCCCCCTGCCGCAGCCGACCGGTTTCCAGCGACCGCCACCGGTCGCCCTCGGCCGTCCAGACGGCCCGCCCTTCGAAGCGCACCCGCGTGCCGTCCGCATGGCGGATTGCCCGCAAAACGCGCCAGTCACCTGCCAGGTCCGCCAGCTTCACAGGACCGCCGCCCCCACGGCCCAGACCGCGTGGCCAACGAAGACGAGCACACCGCAGAACACGGCGAAACTGCCCAGATCCTTGGCATTCTTGGCAAAATCGCTGATTTCAGGCGAGGTGCGGTCGATGATCAGCTCGATCGCGGTGTTCAAGGCCTCGATCCCCAGCGTCGTCAGGAACAGCGCCCCCATCACCGCCCAGTGTCCGGCGGTCACCCCCGCGACAGCAAAGATCGCGACCGTGACCGCAAACATGAAGACCTGCAGCCGCGCCGCCCGCTGGGTCAGCAGGAATCGCCCGCCCGCCAGCGAATAGCCGAGCGCACCGAAGGTATGCGCTACCGGATTGCGCGTGCCCTTGGGCGGTGGTGTCGCACCCGTCATCGCAGGCCGTGCCCGAATTGCCCCAAAGTCATCTTCGCACGTCCCATTCCTTGCAGCCGCCGTGCCCGCACCCTAAGACGCGCGCGAACTGCCTGAAAGGTCTGCCCACATGATCCCGCGCTATTCCCGCCCCGAGATGGTGTCCATCTGGTCCCCCGAGACCAAGTTCCGCATCTGGTACGAGATCGAGGCCCACGCCTGCGACGCCATGGCCGATCTGGGCGTCATCCCGCGCGAGAATGCCGAAGCCGTGTGGAAGGCGAAGGACGTCGAATTCGATGTGGCCCGCATCGACGAAATCGAGGCCGTCACCAAGCACGACGTCATTGCCTTTCTGACCCATCTGGCCGAACACGTCGGCTCTGACGAGGCGCGGTTCGTGCACCAGGGCATGACCTCTTCGGATGTGCTGGACACCTGCACCAACGTCCAGCTGACGCGTGCCGCCGACATTCTGATCACCGACCTGGAGGGGTTGCTGGCCGCGCTGAAACGGCGCGCGCTGGAACACAAGGACACGGTCCGCGTGGGCCGCAGCCACGGCATCCACGCCGAACCCACCACCATGGGCCTGACCTTCGCGCGGTTCTACGCCGAGATGGACCGCAACCTGACCCGGATGCGCACTGCCCGCGACGAAATCGCCACCGGGGCCATTTCCGGCGCGGTCGGCACCTTTGCCAACGTCGATCCGCGGGTCGAGGAACATGTCTGCGAAAAGCTGGGCCTGACGCCAGAGCCGATCAGCACCCAGGTCATCCCCCGCGACCGCCACGCCGCCTTCTTCGCCTGCCTGGGCGTCATCGCCAGCAGCATCGAGAACCTCGCCACAGAGATCCGCCACATGCAGCGCACCGAGGTGCTTGAGGGGGCGGAGTTCTTCTCGATGGGGCAGAAAGGGTCGTCGGCGATGCCGCACAAGAAGAACCCGGTTCTGACGGAAAACCTGACCGGTCTGGCCCGCATGGTGCGCGCCGCCGTGATCCCCGCGATGGAAAACGTGGCGCTTTGGCACGAACGCGACATCTCGCATTCGTCGGTCGAGCGGATGATCGGGCCGGATGCCACGATCACGCTGGACTTCGCGCTGGCGCGCTTGACGAGCGTCGTCGACAAGATGCTGATCTTCCCGGACAACATGCTGGACAACATGAACAAGTTTCCGGGCCTGGTCATGTCGCAGCGTGTTCTGCTGGCCCTGACGCAGGCCGGTGTCAGCCGCGAAGATGCCTATGTCATGGTGCAGCGCAACGCCCTGAAGGTCTGGGAAGAGCGGACCGATTTCAAGGCGGAGCTGCTGGCCGACGCGGACGTGGTCGCGGCGCTTGGTGCAGAGGCCATCGAAGAGAAATTCGACATGGGCTACCACACCAAGCACGTGGACACGATTTTCAAGCGCGTCTTCGGGGCCTGACCCCGGATCAGTTGCCGTCGGCGGTGCTCTCGACAGCCTGAGCAGCCCCCTCGACGGCCTGAGCGGCGCCTTCGACGGCCTCGGCGGCGCCGCCCTGGATCGTGACCGTCGTGGTGTCGCCACCGGTGTCGGCCACGCCATTGTAGACCAGCATCCAGATGACGAGCCCGGCAATCAACGCGCCCAGGATCAGCCACAGGGCAGAGCTGCCGCTGCGGTTGGTTTCACGGACGTAGACGGTTTCCTTGGCGGTGGTCTGGGGATCGGTGTTCGCGGCCATCTCGGCCTCCTGTATGCTGGGCGTGTTCGGGGTCTGAACGTCACCGGACGCCTGCCGGTTCCCCCACCCCGCCTGCCGCGCGGCAGAGGATCGCGCAGCACGGGGCGCGACACTTCGCGCTTTGTGCCTGCGGCCATCCACGCTACCGTTACGTCACCCACAACACGAACGGAGACGACGATGACCAAGACGAAAACGATCCTCGCCGCCGCCGCGCTGATGCTCGCGCCCGGTCTTGCTGCTGCCTACGAATGCAACTGGAGCAAGGGTGAACAGGTGACGATGTCCTGCGCACCAGGCACCAGCTGGAACGCCGC contains these protein-coding regions:
- the prfA gene encoding peptide chain release factor 1, which codes for MIPADRLDQILARFEFLEARLNAGPDASEIADLTREYAEVKPVAEQVRAHRALEMQLAEAEVMLDDPEMRELAEAELPELRAALDQSVADLQIALLPRDAADARPAILEIRPGTGGEEAALFAGNLEAMYRRYAEARGWRMEMVERQETDLGGVKELVARIEGDNVFARLKFESGVHRVQRVPATESGGRIHTSAATVAVLPEAEAVDIDIPAGDIRIDTMRASGAGGQHVNTTDSAVRITHLPSGIVVTSSEKSQHRNRDIAMQVLRARLYEAQRAALAAERSESRRAQVGSGDRSERIRTYNFPQGRMTDHRINLTLYKLDAVMQGDLDEVIDALIADHQAALLAEMGQ
- a CDS encoding DUF6314 family protein, with the protein product MKLADLAGDWRVLRAIRHADGTRVRFEGRAVWTAEGDRWRSLETGRLRQGDVTFEARRETIWQAQAAGIDVRFGDGRFFHHIAAGSQVRAHHDCPPDDYRLMYDFRLWPHWSVRWRVTGPRKDYRALTRYVRP
- a CDS encoding diacylglycerol kinase, producing MTGATPPPKGTRNPVAHTFGALGYSLAGGRFLLTQRAARLQVFMFAVTVAIFAVAGVTAGHWAVMGALFLTTLGIEALNTAIELIIDRTSPEISDFAKNAKDLGSFAVFCGVLVFVGHAVWAVGAAVL
- the purB gene encoding adenylosuccinate lyase — encoded protein: MIPRYSRPEMVSIWSPETKFRIWYEIEAHACDAMADLGVIPRENAEAVWKAKDVEFDVARIDEIEAVTKHDVIAFLTHLAEHVGSDEARFVHQGMTSSDVLDTCTNVQLTRAADILITDLEGLLAALKRRALEHKDTVRVGRSHGIHAEPTTMGLTFARFYAEMDRNLTRMRTARDEIATGAISGAVGTFANVDPRVEEHVCEKLGLTPEPISTQVIPRDRHAAFFACLGVIASSIENLATEIRHMQRTEVLEGAEFFSMGQKGSSAMPHKKNPVLTENLTGLARMVRAAVIPAMENVALWHERDISHSSVERMIGPDATITLDFALARLTSVVDKMLIFPDNMLDNMNKFPGLVMSQRVLLALTQAGVSREDAYVMVQRNALKVWEERTDFKAELLADADVVAALGAEAIEEKFDMGYHTKHVDTIFKRVFGA
- a CDS encoding adenylosuccinate lyase, with amino-acid sequence MTKTKTILAAAALMLAPGLAAAYECNWSKGEQVTMSCAPGTSWNAASGTCTPEATG